CCCTTCAGCCCGAAGAGGAAACCGAACCGGCCGACGCGGGGTAAACGCATGCGCGGCATCGGGTGAGGACGGGGCGGGGGCGCGTGCGCGTCCTCGCTCCGCGTTTTCGGGCGGGTTTCTACGGCAGGGCCTCGCGCGGAGGCGCTCGGCCCTTGCCGCCGAGTCCGCGAAGGCGGACTTCGTTTGGATCCGGCGGCGAATTCATTCGATTCTGGACCGGGACGCCGGGGTCGAGGAAGGCAGAGGGTGGGCGTGATGAATCACGCCCCTACGGCGTGGTTGGCGGGGCGGGTCCGCGCGGGCGGACGTCGTGGCGCACATAAACGGAGCACGGATGCTCAAGCGGAAGAACCCGAGCGGCGACGAGATGCCGTTCCTGGACCACCTGGAGGAGCTGCGCTGGAGGCTGCTGTGGAGCCTCCTCGCCGTCGTGGTGGGGGCGGGAGTCGGGTTCCTGCTGGTGATGAAGCTGAACGTGCTCGGCATCCTCATCGACCCGATCGAGCCCTTCCTGCACGGCAGCCGGCTCAAGTACCTGAGCCCCACCGACCCGTTCTTCATCACGGTGAAGCTGGCGATCGTGGTGGGGCTCCTACTCGCCTCGCCCGTGCTGATCTACCAGGTGTGGGCGTTCTTTGGGCCGGCGCTCCTCCCGCACGAGAAGCGGGTGATCGTGCCGTCGCTGTACATGGGGCTCGTGCTCTTTGGGCTGGGCGTGTGGTCGGCGTACAAGATCGTGCTGCCGATGACGCTCAAGTTCACCATGGGCTTCCAGACCGAGGCGCTGGAGCAGGCCATCACCATCGGGCCGTACCTGGACGTGGTCACGCGCGTGCTGCTGGCGTTCGGGACGGTGTTCGAGCTTCCCGTGGTGATCCTGATCCTCTCCGCGCTCGGGCTGGTGACGCCGGAGTTCCTGGCCTCCAAGCGGAAGCACGCCATCCTCATCATCACCGTCGTGGCGTCGCTGCTCACTCCGGGCGACGTGATCACGCTGACGCTGATGATGATGGTGCCGCTCGTCTTCCTCTACGAGTTCAGCATCGTGCTCTCGCGCATGGTGACGCGGCGCCGGGCGGCCGCGACGGCCGCGAGCGCGTGAAGAATCGGTGAGGGCGGGGCGCGGACGGGTTCCGCTCCGCGCCCGGCACAGCCACCTTTCAGGCCGTACCCCTTTCGCAGCGAACGCGTGAATCATAGAGCAGTTTTTCTAGCCTGTGCCGCCGCGGCGGCACTTTCCATCCCCGCCCTGCAGGCCGCCCGCGGTCCCGGTGCCCAAGGGTGGGCCCTGGCGCGCCCGGCGTGGGAGGAGCTCGACACCCTCCCCACCGGCCTGGTGCGGCGCGACACCACGCCGCCCGCGCGCCCCGTGCGCGGCGACAGCGCCCGGCGCGACACCGCACGCCGCGACAGCTCCGCGCGCGCGCTGCCGGCCGACACGCTGGTGGACCGCCTGCTGAAGCTGAGCGGCTACGTCCCGGTGGAGTACGCGGGCGACAGCGCGCAGTTCGACGGCACCGAGCGCATCCTGCGCCTGCGCGGCGACCCGCAGGTGACGCGCGAGGGGACGACGCTGGTGGCGCGAGACTCCCTGGTGTACCAGGAGCGCACCGACTTCGTGGCCGCGTACGGCACCCCGCGCGTCTCCGGCGAGGGAGAGCCGATCTCCGGCGAGACCATGTACTACGACCTCGCCAACAAGCGCTCCTCCGTGCGCGGCGCGCAGACCAAGATCACCGACAACGCCACCTGGCTGGTGCGCGGCGACGTGACCGCGGAGGACCAGGGGCGGCGGATCTACGCGCGCGGCAGCGAGTTCACCTCGGACGACCGGCCGGAGCCGGCGTACCACTTCAAGGCGGACCGGATCATGGTGATCCGCAACCGCATCCTGGTGGGGCGCCCCGCGTACCTGTACTTCCGCAACGTGCCGGTGATGGCGCTCCCCTTCATCGTGCAGGACCTGGAGAAGGGGCGGCGCAGCGGATTCCTGGTGCCGCAGTTCGAGCTGAACGACATCTTCCGCACCCACTCTCCCGGCCGCAACGACCGGGGCACGGGGCGTGAGATCAGCAACGTGGGCTACTACTGGGCGATCAACCCCTACATGGGCGCGTCGCTGGCCACGGGGTGGCGGAGCGGGACGTACACGCAGCTCGCCGCCAACCTGGACTACCGCGTGCGGCGGCGGTTCCTGGACGGACGCGTGGGGCTGACGCGCTACGCCCTCAACGAGGGAACGGCCACGTACACGCTCAACGGCAGCACGAGCTGGCGTCCCAACGAGCGCACCTCGCTGAACGCCTCGCTGGACTACGCGCAGAGCAGCAGCTTCGAGCGCAACCGCACGGTGGACCCGCTCCGCCAGACGCAGGACCTCAACTCCAGCCTGGCCGTCACGCGCGAGCTGGACTGGGGCAACTTCAACATGACGGTGGGGCACCGGCAATCGCTGGCCAACGACGACGAGACACTGACCCCCAGTCTGGGCCTGACGATCGAGCCGTTCACCTTTTTCCCGGCGGCATCGGCGGACCAGCGGCGCTGGTACAACGACGCGACGCTCACCCTGGGCGTGAACGCGCAGGGGAGCTCCTTCGATCCGGGCGATCCCCTCCAGCGGCGCCCGAACTCGGACCAGTACAACCTCTCGTCCAGCCCCAACCTGCAGTTCGGCGACCTGGCGATCAGCACCGCGGTGCAGTACCAGTTCGACCGCCTGGACCAGCAGTCGGCGCTCGACACGGTGGGGCTCGGCGTGGACCGGCCGATCCCCGGCGGGCTGGCTCCGCTGGGCGGGCGCACGCGGGAGACGATGGCGATCAGCGCGAGCACGGGGTACCAGATCTCGCTGATCGGCTCCACGCGTCTGACGCCCAGCATCTCGCTGCAGCGCAACTACATCCGCGCCGACACCATCCTCGCGCCCGGCGACACGATCGGCGGGGCGGAGCTGGCGGACACCCTGAGCGACGTGTACGGGACGATGGTGGCCGGCCCGGCGCGCATCAACTTCGGGGCGGGGCTGAGCACGGACCTGTACGGCTTCTTCCCGGGGGTGGCGGGGTACTCGGCGTTCCGGCACCACCTCACGCCCTCGGTGTCGTACACCTACTCCCCGGCGGCGGGCGGCGAGCAGAGCCGGGTGCAGCGGATGCTCTTC
This genomic window from Longimicrobium sp. contains:
- the tatC gene encoding twin-arginine translocase subunit TatC, which produces MLKRKNPSGDEMPFLDHLEELRWRLLWSLLAVVVGAGVGFLLVMKLNVLGILIDPIEPFLHGSRLKYLSPTDPFFITVKLAIVVGLLLASPVLIYQVWAFFGPALLPHEKRVIVPSLYMGLVLFGLGVWSAYKIVLPMTLKFTMGFQTEALEQAITIGPYLDVVTRVLLAFGTVFELPVVILILSALGLVTPEFLASKRKHAILIITVVASLLTPGDVITLTLMMMVPLVFLYEFSIVLSRMVTRRRAAATAASA
- a CDS encoding putative LPS assembly protein LptD, which codes for MNHRAVFLACAAAAALSIPALQAARGPGAQGWALARPAWEELDTLPTGLVRRDTTPPARPVRGDSARRDTARRDSSARALPADTLVDRLLKLSGYVPVEYAGDSAQFDGTERILRLRGDPQVTREGTTLVARDSLVYQERTDFVAAYGTPRVSGEGEPISGETMYYDLANKRSSVRGAQTKITDNATWLVRGDVTAEDQGRRIYARGSEFTSDDRPEPAYHFKADRIMVIRNRILVGRPAYLYFRNVPVMALPFIVQDLEKGRRSGFLVPQFELNDIFRTHSPGRNDRGTGREISNVGYYWAINPYMGASLATGWRSGTYTQLAANLDYRVRRRFLDGRVGLTRYALNEGTATYTLNGSTSWRPNERTSLNASLDYAQSSSFERNRTVDPLRQTQDLNSSLAVTRELDWGNFNMTVGHRQSLANDDETLTPSLGLTIEPFTFFPAASADQRRWYNDATLTLGVNAQGSSFDPGDPLQRRPNSDQYNLSSSPNLQFGDLAISTAVQYQFDRLDQQSALDTVGLGVDRPIPGGLAPLGGRTRETMAISASTGYQISLIGSTRLTPSISLQRNYIRADTILAPGDTIGGAELADTLSDVYGTMVAGPARINFGAGLSTDLYGFFPGVAGYSAFRHHLTPSVSYTYSPAAGGEQSRVQRMLFGQQVGQTVNQITVGLNQTFEGKIRQPRPVRGDSMADSARSAGNAATPQDAQKVTLLSINTSAIGYSFVQRDSLIPRFETDAITNSVRSDLLGGLTFTTSHDLFADQQRGGRLRRGAFSPYLTSLNTSFSLGANSALFRRLGFGGRPEQERGPGEQRGRTADTAGAQPARPPGGATFTGNNQQAGRGPWNLNLTYSLARTRRATGDVQPGRFERGDQTVRGDLSFYPTRNWAVSWGTQYSLTSGEFDAHSLHFKRDLYRWEANFDFFRAPNGNTSFAMRVHLIDLPDLKADYNERNLGIDRPDESRTNPRANLNRASP